Proteins co-encoded in one Erwinia sp. genomic window:
- the fkpA_1 gene encoding putative FKBP-type peptidyl-prolyl cis-trans isomerase FkpA (ID:JIFNMEKO_00532;~source:Prodigal:2.6), with the protein MAGAREKTLAQQVQQGESAAARFLASPGVVKTPQGFLYRIERRGDAPLKKNVPLRLVVKESLADGTVLLDMEADGSELRQNVEDMPPIFKEVVDKLALNGSATIMVPPALAYGEEGKPPQILPGATLIYWFEIRGY; encoded by the coding sequence GTGGCCGGCGCACGCGAGAAAACGCTGGCTCAGCAGGTGCAGCAGGGTGAGTCTGCCGCCGCGCGCTTTCTTGCCTCCCCGGGGGTGGTTAAGACTCCGCAGGGATTTTTATACCGCATTGAACGTCGCGGGGACGCGCCGCTGAAAAAGAACGTACCGCTGAGGCTTGTTGTAAAAGAAAGCCTGGCGGACGGCACCGTCCTGCTTGACATGGAGGCTGACGGCAGTGAGCTCCGGCAGAACGTCGAAGATATGCCTCCAATCTTTAAAGAGGTTGTTGATAAGCTGGCTCTTAACGGCTCTGCGACCATTATGGTTCCGCCCGCGCTCGCTTACGGGGAGGAGGGGAAGCCTCCTCAGATACTGCCAGGTGCCACCCTGATTTACTGGTTTGAAATCAGGGGATACTGA
- a CDS encoding hypothetical protein (ID:JIFNMEKO_00535;~source:Prodigal:2.6), with the protein MKEDPRLQRSERVDVLHVSGAARLAGNLADVGGREGHHREHGGGNRLAAVRDQAVRRDHGGAQADELAGHVRQHRRGEGRARRE; encoded by the coding sequence GTGAAAGAGGATCCCCGCCTGCAGCGGAGCGAGCGGGTAGACGTCCTGCACGTTAGCGGCGCCGCCCGCCTGGCGGGCAATCTGGCTGATGTCGGCGGCAGAGAGGGCCACCATCGGGAGCATGGCGGGGGCAATCGACTGGCAGCCGTCCGGGATCAGGCTGTCCGGCGGGACCACGGCGGTGCGCAGGCTGACGAGCTCGCGGGCCATGTCCGCCAGCACCGGCGAGGAGAAGGCCGCGCGCGCCGCGAGTGA
- the dhbF_1 gene encoding Dimodular nonribosomal peptide synthase (ID:JIFNMEKO_00534;~source:Prodigal:2.6) — translation MSLNIKSKKFRLSSTQLSVYVDQFLNPESSNYNIGVSFEVHSVFDKNKFERTLRQLVIKLDSLRLKFTMDGSEVYQEHIDVTENLTDYIEFVEEDYLKDNQGNDVFFTKLFNLEKSTWRARIVRSDDHNWQWDFCCHHLIADGHSLTNVLINEFITTYVSDDINSCEESKEKPLSYEDFVHDDMEYINSIRYLKDKNFWSNLLQDIPPRLLIPIDETNSKGHVGHAGSLEWEFDGKLYLDIIDKCSQYDCTFTQFIYSTLACYYYRITGCSDIVIGIPLHNRKKASHKKIMGMFSSLTPVLINICETDCFTDILYKTKIAMRSCYKHQNFPLSGINQTINLRKNTGRSQVFDISLSYEVCDTSHSNKNLEISLRKVHRGTHLPLAIAINSYAIEGVDKIYVDFSYLLEYFTIEDIKLFKSRFINIIKSAYGSFDKPIKDLELIDGEEYDRVVYKYNHLSVANTNFETLIHTLFEEQVRRSPEAVALLCGNREVSYDALNRQANRIAHRLIALGVRPGDRVALCAERSAAAVAGILGILKSGAAYVPLDPEYPEDRLRFMLEDAAPAALLTEGRLTGILPGNTPVVLLGDAAHAEEPRDWEHDPDASARGLTARSLAYIIYTSGSTGRPKGVMVEHGNITRLFLNTKDKFHFDSKDTWSLFHSLSFDFSVWELWGALSSGGRLVIVDKICTRSPGDFYALLNKHKVTILSQTPSYFRQIIFHKDQKKLFLRCVILGGEALDCGSLSSWVKVHPLSEIKLVNMYGITEITVHATYHEITQRDIDAPTRKIVGRPIYDLGIYILDGSGQPAPVGVPGEIYIGGAGVARGYHNLPELTDARFLDDPFTARGEKMYRSGDVGRWLADGNIEYLGRNDAQVKLRGSASSPGRLTRRCCAATACWRRGPACARTRRETGGWCPTCWQRAGRSPGRPRCAPRSPGGCRSTCCRRPSSRWRRSP, via the coding sequence ATGAGTTTAAATATCAAAAGTAAGAAGTTCAGGTTAAGCTCAACACAGCTAAGCGTGTATGTTGATCAGTTTCTAAACCCTGAGTCTAGTAACTATAATATCGGCGTGTCATTCGAAGTGCACTCTGTTTTTGATAAAAATAAGTTTGAGAGAACCCTGCGGCAGTTAGTCATAAAGCTAGATTCTCTGAGGCTTAAATTTACTATGGATGGCTCAGAGGTATACCAAGAGCACATTGATGTCACCGAGAACTTAACGGATTATATTGAATTTGTAGAAGAGGATTATCTCAAAGATAATCAAGGCAATGACGTTTTCTTTACGAAACTATTCAATCTTGAAAAGTCAACGTGGCGAGCAAGAATCGTTAGGAGTGATGATCACAACTGGCAGTGGGATTTTTGCTGTCATCACCTTATAGCTGATGGACATAGTTTAACCAATGTACTTATAAATGAGTTCATTACCACCTACGTCAGTGATGACATAAATTCGTGCGAGGAATCAAAAGAGAAACCTTTGTCCTATGAGGATTTTGTGCATGATGATATGGAATATATTAACTCAATTCGTTATCTAAAAGATAAAAACTTCTGGTCTAACCTGCTTCAAGATATCCCCCCAAGATTACTAATTCCTATAGACGAAACTAACAGTAAAGGTCATGTAGGACATGCAGGATCTCTCGAATGGGAGTTTGACGGAAAACTGTATCTAGATATTATTGACAAATGCAGTCAATATGACTGCACATTTACTCAATTTATATATTCAACACTAGCATGTTATTACTACAGGATAACAGGATGTAGCGACATTGTAATCGGAATACCACTGCACAACCGAAAAAAAGCTTCCCATAAGAAAATTATGGGTATGTTTTCCTCATTAACCCCGGTTTTGATAAACATTTGCGAAACCGACTGCTTTACCGATATCTTATATAAAACAAAGATCGCGATGCGCTCTTGTTACAAACATCAGAACTTTCCCCTTTCAGGGATTAATCAAACCATTAACCTAAGGAAAAATACCGGTCGAAGTCAGGTGTTCGATATCTCTCTCTCTTACGAGGTTTGTGACACATCTCATTCAAACAAAAATCTAGAGATTTCACTTCGTAAAGTACATAGAGGAACACATCTCCCATTAGCCATTGCTATCAATAGCTACGCGATTGAAGGTGTAGATAAAATATATGTCGACTTTAGCTATTTACTGGAATACTTTACAATTGAAGATATAAAATTATTTAAGTCTCGATTTATCAATATTATAAAATCTGCTTACGGTTCATTCGATAAGCCTATAAAGGATCTAGAGCTGATTGATGGAGAAGAATACGATAGGGTTGTCTATAAATATAACCATCTGAGCGTCGCTAATACCAACTTTGAAACTTTGATACATACCCTGTTCGAAGAGCAGGTGCGCCGCTCGCCGGAGGCCGTGGCGCTGCTGTGCGGGAACCGGGAGGTCAGCTACGACGCCCTGAACCGGCAGGCCAACCGGATCGCACACCGTCTTATCGCCCTCGGCGTGCGCCCGGGGGATCGGGTGGCGCTGTGCGCGGAGCGCAGCGCAGCGGCGGTGGCCGGCATTCTGGGCATTCTGAAGTCGGGGGCTGCCTACGTGCCCCTGGATCCGGAGTATCCGGAGGACCGGCTGCGCTTCATGCTGGAGGACGCGGCGCCGGCGGCGCTGCTGACGGAGGGGAGGCTGACCGGAATCCTGCCCGGGAATACGCCTGTTGTACTTCTCGGCGATGCGGCTCATGCGGAGGAGCCGCGGGATTGGGAGCATGATCCGGACGCATCGGCGCGCGGCCTCACGGCCCGCAGCCTCGCCTACATTATCTACACGTCGGGCTCGACCGGCCGCCCAAAGGGAGTGATGGTTGAGCATGGAAATATCACAAGGTTATTTTTAAATACAAAAGACAAATTCCACTTTGACAGTAAAGACACCTGGAGTCTATTTCATTCATTGTCATTTGACTTTTCCGTCTGGGAACTTTGGGGAGCGCTTTCCTCTGGGGGGAGATTAGTAATAGTCGATAAGATATGCACTAGGTCTCCTGGTGACTTCTATGCTTTATTAAACAAGCATAAGGTTACAATTCTTAGTCAAACACCTAGCTATTTTAGGCAAATAATATTCCACAAAGACCAAAAAAAGCTTTTCTTGAGATGCGTAATATTAGGTGGGGAGGCGCTTGACTGCGGTTCATTAAGCTCCTGGGTCAAGGTTCACCCGTTGAGTGAAATAAAATTAGTTAATATGTATGGCATAACTGAAATAACGGTGCATGCTACTTATCATGAGATAACTCAACGCGATATTGATGCTCCGACTCGGAAGATTGTTGGAAGGCCAATATATGACCTGGGAATATATATTCTCGACGGGAGCGGGCAGCCTGCCCCGGTAGGGGTGCCGGGCGAGATTTACATCGGCGGGGCCGGCGTTGCCCGCGGCTACCACAATCTTCCCGAGCTGACGGACGCGCGCTTTCTCGACGACCCGTTTACCGCGCGGGGCGAAAAGATGTACCGGTCCGGTGACGTGGGGCGCTGGCTGGCGGACGGAAACATCGAATACCTCGGGAGAAACGACGCGCAGGTTAAACTCCGGGGTTCCGCATCGAGCCCGGGGAGGTTGACGCGGCGCTGCTGCGCTGCGACGGCGTGCTGGAGGCGCGGACCTGCGTGCGCGAGGACGCGCCGGGAGACAGGCGGCTGGTGTCCTACGTGCTGGCAGAGGGCGGGGCGGAGCCCCGGCCGGCCGCGCTGCGCTCCGCGCTCGCCGGGCGGCTGCCGGAGTACATGCTGCCGGAGGCCTTCGTCACGCTGGCGGCGTTCCCCGTGA
- a CDS encoding hypothetical protein (ID:JIFNMEKO_00533;~source:Prodigal:2.6) produces MYIFPDVNNFLTKLLNTVCHYKARVKETGDMTPEDARQHAPLPVADPGGRSVASGLNALVEQQPLPVPAEDGLPSGDYASGVAFSQEVLRAIETNSALGILTEKKALTA; encoded by the coding sequence ATGTATATATTTCCTGACGTCAACAATTTTTTGACCAAATTGCTCAATACAGTGTGCCACTACAAAGCCCGGGTAAAAGAAACGGGGGATATGACCCCGGAAGATGCCCGGCAGCATGCGCCCCTTCCCGTAGCGGACCCGGGCGGAAGAAGCGTGGCCAGCGGCTTAAACGCGCTCGTGGAGCAGCAGCCCCTTCCGGTGCCTGCGGAAGACGGACTACCCTCAGGAGATTATGCGTCGGGCGTGGCGTTTTCACAGGAGGTTCTCCGGGCGATAGAAACCAACAGCGCTCTGGGAATTCTCACGGAAAAAAAGGCGCTGACAGCCTGA